A genomic window from Candidatus Kouleothrix ribensis includes:
- a CDS encoding carbohydrate ABC transporter permease encodes MSTLTANESSNPRAQRRSALQRIGLGRIGAYVLLIIFAIIYIGPLLMLVNTSLKSLPDFMKSATAPATRLNFGNFVDAWNKANFLRYLTNTLIYTVSATAIYVITAVLVAFPISRGYVKGANVLLTLYVIALFLPVALIPQFQLMLSLGLYNNPIGYIMLFLVNPIGVVILVNYIKTLPIELDEAAAMDGCGYFRFMTSIIFPLIQPAIATVAVLHAIGIWNELILPTIYLTSKEYYPITRGMIVFQGVYGSNWPTLAAAVLIMTLPMLVLFLVLQRYIVSGLTAGAVKG; translated from the coding sequence ATGAGCACACTAACCGCAAACGAATCAAGCAACCCGCGCGCACAGCGGCGCTCTGCGCTCCAGCGAATTGGCCTGGGCCGCATTGGTGCGTATGTACTGCTGATCATCTTTGCGATCATCTACATCGGGCCGCTGCTGATGCTGGTCAATACATCGCTGAAGAGCCTGCCCGACTTCATGAAGAGCGCGACGGCCCCGGCAACCCGGCTGAACTTCGGCAATTTCGTCGATGCCTGGAACAAGGCCAACTTCCTGCGCTACCTGACCAACACGCTGATCTATACCGTCTCGGCCACCGCTATCTATGTGATTACGGCCGTCCTGGTGGCGTTCCCGATCTCGCGCGGCTACGTCAAAGGCGCGAATGTGCTGCTGACGTTGTACGTGATCGCGCTGTTCCTGCCGGTAGCGCTGATCCCGCAGTTTCAGCTGATGCTGAGCCTGGGGCTGTACAACAACCCGATCGGCTACATTATGCTGTTCCTGGTCAACCCGATCGGGGTGGTCATTCTGGTGAACTACATCAAGACGCTGCCGATCGAGCTGGATGAGGCGGCGGCCATGGATGGCTGCGGCTATTTCCGCTTTATGACCTCGATTATCTTCCCGCTGATCCAACCGGCCATCGCTACCGTCGCAGTGCTGCACGCGATCGGCATCTGGAATGAGCTGATCCTGCCGACGATCTACCTGACCAGCAAGGAGTACTACCCGATCACGCGCGGCATGATCGTGTTCCAGGGTGTGTATGGCAGCAACTGGCCTACGCTGGCGGCCGCCGTGTTGATCATGACGCTGCCGATGCTGGTGCTGTTCCTGGTGCTGCAGCGCTACATCGTTTCGGGCCTGACGGCCGGCGCCGTCAAGGGTTGA
- a CDS encoding glycoside hydrolase family 16 protein has protein sequence MKPYVLPTLSLLAALVLLAACAAAPLAGPTATPIAVQAGWKLAWHDEFAGTAIDRSNWAFDIGGGGWGNGEAEYYTSRPENARIEGGMLVIEARQEKLEGSYYTSARLKTQGLQAFQYGRIEARLKVPGGAGLWPAFWMLGANFNGKNWPDCGEIDIMEYIGKEPDLIMGTLHGPGYSGALGLSKWNRQKYNIADAFHTYAVEWQPDQLTWYYDGVPYFTATRADVGDRPWVFDQPFFIILNLAVGGQLAGIISPQTSFPAQLQVDYVRVFQVDA, from the coding sequence ATGAAACCGTATGTACTACCAACACTGAGCCTGCTGGCCGCGCTGGTGCTGCTGGCAGCCTGTGCTGCGGCGCCGCTCGCCGGCCCCACCGCCACGCCGATCGCTGTTCAGGCCGGCTGGAAGCTGGCCTGGCACGACGAATTTGCCGGCACCGCGATCGATCGCTCGAACTGGGCCTTCGACATCGGCGGCGGCGGGTGGGGCAATGGCGAAGCCGAGTATTATACCTCGCGCCCCGAGAATGCCCGCATCGAGGGCGGCATGCTGGTGATCGAAGCCCGCCAGGAAAAACTCGAGGGATCGTACTACACCTCGGCCCGGCTGAAGACCCAGGGGCTGCAGGCATTCCAGTATGGGCGGATCGAGGCGCGCTTGAAAGTGCCCGGCGGCGCCGGCTTGTGGCCGGCGTTCTGGATGCTCGGCGCCAACTTCAACGGGAAGAACTGGCCCGACTGCGGTGAGATCGACATTATGGAGTACATCGGTAAAGAGCCGGATCTGATCATGGGCACCTTGCACGGGCCAGGCTACTCGGGCGCGCTGGGCCTGAGCAAGTGGAACCGGCAGAAGTACAACATTGCCGATGCCTTCCATACCTACGCGGTCGAGTGGCAACCCGATCAGCTGACCTGGTACTACGATGGGGTGCCATATTTTACGGCCACGCGTGCCGATGTAGGCGATCGGCCGTGGGTGTTCGATCAGCCATTCTTCATCATCCTCAACCTGGCGGTGGGCGGCCAGCTGGCCGGTATCATCAGCCCGCAAACCAGCTTCCCCGCGCAGCTGCAGGTCGACTATGTGCGGGTATTCCAGGTGGACGCGTAG
- a CDS encoding family 16 glycosylhydrolase has product MSPRQPWFALITICAGLLAGMGLIAPAVPARAAAPLVVDTFEAGLPAGHDANNNPIGFNTFQDPNAATSVAIATTAAPPVAVPGAGNPNNVLKIDLNVVSYAGFTHSFENPALDQWVTQDWSAYEGISFWLYGNNSGTTLFVDVLDNRNSPPHANDDAERWSIDVIDNVSGWRQIQLPFANMHRKEVGNGAPNDGFGLTEVYGWALGSITTPSAQTYYVDDLALYGVAPVRPLTVGLTSTSYPVTEGGTATVTAKLSKPSPNPVTVSYATTFGAAVPNRDYTPVAGTLTFPPNVTQQSFSVTTINNSKYQGERGVLVELANPTGGAALGIPPVARVNILDNEPYDPALLDDFETYPYLWSADSKAVLSNPELAAGSPGALPGQGAYEHVLQVGQKNGNGTYAFGRSFPIGQDWSDSGGLSFWYYGQNSGKNIEVKLANNQAGVGTPADWQLAWSDEFNSKRGTLPNASVWGYELGDGTVNGIPGWGNDELEYYTNSADNAATDGQGNLVITTKAANGSLQCYYGPCKYTSARLLTKSRFEVAYGRVEARVKVPRGAGLWPAFWMLGSDIDQVNWPQAGEIDIMEHVGRLPYQIFGTLHGPGYSGGQSYGRSYDFAQPVADNFHTFAVEWQPNKIVWYVDGIQYHQATPNDAFLQGKQWVYNHPFYMLLNVAIGGNFGGAVGANISLPQTTLVDYVRLYQARPRLVQFAATFRDSFSGWQQVRIPFTAFQGLPGQTLDLTNVQRISLQVPGGMRKPVQLDQLRLACANDVTVTSTADSGTGSLRKALGSVCVGGSVHFAPALAGQTITLTSGADRAGQECHAGWERGGRADDQRQPYRPGADRQRRYNRNRSCADANQRLWLPVSRWRVE; this is encoded by the coding sequence ATGTCACCGCGACAACCATGGTTTGCGCTTATTACCATATGCGCCGGCCTGCTCGCCGGCATGGGGCTGATCGCACCGGCTGTTCCGGCCCGCGCCGCCGCGCCGCTCGTCGTCGATACCTTCGAGGCCGGGCTGCCGGCTGGGCACGATGCCAATAACAACCCGATCGGCTTCAACACCTTCCAGGATCCGAACGCGGCTACCAGCGTTGCGATTGCCACCACGGCCGCGCCGCCGGTGGCGGTGCCCGGCGCCGGCAACCCGAACAACGTGCTGAAAATCGATCTCAATGTCGTCTCGTATGCCGGCTTCACCCACAGCTTCGAAAACCCCGCGCTCGACCAGTGGGTTACGCAGGATTGGAGCGCCTACGAGGGCATCTCGTTCTGGCTCTACGGCAACAACAGCGGCACGACCCTGTTCGTGGATGTGCTCGACAACCGCAACAGCCCGCCGCATGCCAACGACGACGCCGAGCGCTGGTCGATCGATGTGATCGATAATGTGAGCGGCTGGCGCCAGATCCAGCTGCCGTTCGCGAATATGCACCGCAAAGAGGTCGGCAACGGCGCGCCTAACGACGGCTTCGGCCTGACCGAGGTGTATGGCTGGGCGCTAGGCTCGATCACCACCCCCAGCGCGCAGACCTACTACGTCGACGATCTGGCGCTCTACGGCGTTGCGCCGGTGCGCCCGCTGACGGTAGGCCTCACCTCGACCAGCTACCCGGTGACTGAGGGCGGCACGGCGACGGTTACAGCCAAGCTGAGCAAGCCCTCGCCCAACCCGGTGACGGTGTCGTACGCGACGACATTTGGCGCGGCCGTGCCCAACCGCGATTACACGCCGGTTGCCGGCACGCTGACCTTCCCGCCCAACGTCACGCAGCAGTCGTTCAGCGTCACGACCATCAACAACAGCAAATACCAGGGCGAGCGCGGCGTACTGGTCGAGTTAGCCAACCCGACTGGCGGAGCGGCGCTGGGCATCCCGCCAGTGGCGCGGGTGAACATCCTCGACAACGAGCCCTACGACCCGGCGCTGCTCGACGATTTCGAAACCTACCCGTACCTCTGGTCGGCCGATAGCAAGGCCGTGCTGAGCAACCCCGAGCTGGCCGCCGGCAGCCCCGGCGCGCTGCCCGGCCAGGGTGCCTACGAGCATGTGCTGCAGGTGGGCCAGAAGAACGGCAATGGCACCTATGCGTTTGGCCGCAGCTTCCCGATCGGCCAGGATTGGAGCGACTCAGGTGGGCTGAGTTTCTGGTACTACGGCCAGAACAGCGGCAAGAACATCGAGGTGAAGCTGGCCAACAACCAGGCCGGCGTCGGCACCCCCGCAGATTGGCAGCTGGCCTGGAGCGACGAGTTCAATAGCAAGCGCGGCACTCTGCCGAATGCCAGCGTCTGGGGCTACGAGCTTGGCGACGGCACCGTCAATGGCATTCCGGGCTGGGGCAACGACGAGCTCGAATACTACACCAACAGCGCCGACAACGCCGCCACCGACGGCCAGGGCAACCTGGTGATCACCACCAAGGCAGCCAACGGATCGCTGCAGTGCTACTACGGCCCGTGCAAGTATACCTCGGCGCGCCTGCTGACCAAGAGCCGCTTCGAGGTGGCCTACGGCCGGGTCGAGGCGCGCGTCAAGGTGCCGCGCGGCGCTGGGCTGTGGCCGGCCTTCTGGATGCTCGGCAGCGACATCGACCAGGTCAACTGGCCGCAGGCCGGCGAGATCGACATCATGGAGCATGTCGGCCGGCTGCCCTACCAGATTTTCGGCACCTTGCACGGCCCCGGCTATTCGGGCGGGCAGAGCTACGGCCGCAGCTACGACTTCGCCCAGCCAGTCGCCGACAACTTCCACACCTTCGCGGTCGAGTGGCAGCCGAATAAGATCGTCTGGTATGTTGACGGCATCCAGTACCACCAGGCCACGCCGAACGACGCGTTCTTGCAGGGCAAGCAGTGGGTCTACAACCACCCATTCTATATGCTGCTGAACGTGGCGATCGGCGGCAATTTCGGCGGCGCGGTTGGCGCCAACATAAGCTTGCCGCAGACGACGCTGGTCGATTATGTGCGGCTGTACCAGGCCAGGCCGCGCCTGGTGCAATTCGCAGCCACATTCCGCGATAGCTTCAGCGGCTGGCAGCAGGTGCGCATTCCATTCACGGCATTCCAGGGCCTGCCGGGGCAGACGCTCGATCTGACCAATGTTCAGCGGATCAGCCTGCAGGTGCCGGGCGGTATGCGCAAACCCGTGCAGCTCGACCAGCTGCGGCTGGCCTGCGCGAATGACGTGACCGTGACCAGCACGGCCGATAGCGGCACCGGCTCGCTGCGCAAGGCGCTCGGCAGCGTGTGTGTCGGCGGAAGCGTCCACTTCGCGCCGGCGCTGGCCGGCCAGACGATCACCCTGACCTCCGGGGCCGATCGCGCTGGGCAAGAATGTCACGCTGGATGGGAGCGCGGCGGCCGGGCTGA